The following coding sequences lie in one Microbacterium sp. XT11 genomic window:
- the hisG gene encoding ATP phosphoribosyltransferase: MLRIAVPNKGSLSETAAEMLAEAGYAGRRDPKTLHVVDAENDVEFFFLRPRDIATYVASGALDVGITGRDLLLDVQQPAREIEQLGFGASTFRFAGPPGRFRTVEDLDGVRVASAYPGLVGAFLRDHGVSAELVQLDGAVESAVRLGVADAVADVVSTGTTLRQAGLEIFGPVILESEAVLISRPGDAEGTETLLRRLRGVMVARRYVLLDYDLPTELVDQAVAIAPGRESPTISPLRDPAWVAVRVMIPRRRVNQVMDDLYALGARAILVTAIHAARL, encoded by the coding sequence ATGCTGCGCATCGCTGTTCCCAACAAGGGCTCGCTCTCCGAGACCGCCGCCGAGATGTTGGCGGAGGCAGGTTACGCCGGCCGTCGTGATCCCAAGACCCTGCACGTCGTCGACGCGGAGAACGACGTCGAGTTCTTCTTCCTCCGCCCGCGTGACATCGCCACGTATGTGGCGTCCGGTGCCCTCGACGTCGGCATCACGGGCCGGGACCTGCTGCTGGACGTCCAACAGCCTGCCCGCGAGATCGAGCAGCTCGGCTTCGGCGCATCGACGTTCCGGTTCGCCGGCCCTCCGGGTCGGTTCCGCACGGTCGAAGACCTCGACGGCGTCCGCGTCGCGTCTGCGTATCCGGGCCTCGTCGGAGCGTTCCTGCGCGATCACGGGGTCTCCGCCGAGCTGGTGCAGCTCGACGGCGCGGTCGAGTCCGCCGTGCGTCTGGGCGTGGCGGATGCCGTGGCCGACGTGGTGTCGACCGGCACCACGCTCCGCCAGGCGGGTCTGGAGATCTTCGGCCCCGTCATCCTCGAATCCGAGGCGGTGCTGATCAGCCGGCCCGGCGATGCCGAGGGCACGGAGACGCTATTGCGCCGGCTCCGCGGCGTCATGGTGGCGCGCCGATACGTCCTTCTGGACTACGACCTGCCGACCGAGCTCGTCGACCAGGCCGTGGCGATCGCGCCCGGCCGCGAATCGCCGACGATCTCGCCGCTGAGAGACCCCGCGTGGGTCGCCGTCCGCGTCATGATCCCGCGGCGCCGCGTGAACCAGGTCATGGACGATCTCTACGCGCTCGGCGCCCGCGCGATCCTGGTCACCGCCATCCACGCGGCGAGGCTGTGA
- the rpe gene encoding ribulose-phosphate 3-epimerase, whose product MHDLPAAPRINPSILAADFVNMQRDLARIATADFVHVDVMDNHFVPNLTFGPQMVERIQATSPVPLDVHLMITDPDRWAPGYAELGAASVTFHLEAAADPVAVARALRERGARAGVAIKPGTPGESLYSILDEFDQVLVMTVEPGFGGQGFMPETMPKLEALVAEARRRGSEVWFQVDGGISDATIEIAAAAGADTFVAGSAVYGADDVEAAVTRLRELARAASLES is encoded by the coding sequence ATGCACGATCTTCCCGCCGCCCCGCGCATCAATCCCAGCATCCTGGCCGCCGACTTCGTGAACATGCAGCGCGACCTGGCGCGGATCGCGACGGCGGACTTCGTGCACGTCGACGTCATGGACAACCACTTCGTGCCGAACCTCACCTTCGGCCCGCAGATGGTCGAGCGCATCCAGGCGACGAGTCCCGTGCCGTTGGACGTGCATCTGATGATCACCGACCCCGACCGGTGGGCCCCCGGCTACGCGGAACTCGGCGCCGCCAGCGTGACGTTCCATCTCGAAGCAGCCGCCGACCCCGTGGCCGTGGCTCGCGCGCTCCGCGAACGCGGGGCTCGGGCCGGGGTCGCCATCAAACCGGGCACTCCGGGTGAGAGCCTGTACAGCATCCTCGACGAGTTCGACCAGGTGCTCGTGATGACCGTGGAGCCCGGATTCGGCGGGCAGGGATTCATGCCCGAGACGATGCCCAAGCTCGAAGCACTGGTCGCCGAGGCCCGGCGAAGGGGGTCCGAGGTGTGGTTCCAGGTGGACGGCGGGATCTCGGACGCGACGATCGAGATCGCGGCCGCTGCCGGGGCTGACACGTTCGTCGCGGGGTCGGCGGTCTATGGGGCGGACGACGTGGAGGCCGCCGTCACCCGGCTCAGAGAGCTCGCCAGAGCCGCTAGCCTGGAATCGTGA
- a CDS encoding RsmB/NOP family class I SAM-dependent RNA methyltransferase, giving the protein MSGEAQHRRARRRPPADRDGARERPQRRGPARTVQPARRVAYDVIRAVSDADAYANLLLPSAIAAAGLGAQDSALATELTYGTLRRRGTYDAIIAEAAARPVSQIDPAILDALRLATHQLLATRVASHAAVNESVNIVAATQGRGAASFANAVLRRISRETPGQWQERIERAARSDDERLALRTAHPVWVIRALRRALAAEGRGDELDALLEADNASPHVTLVALPGLAEPAEPRRPYAPTAFGSPGGDPHTVVAASGGLVRVQDEGSQLVALALAAAAPITGGERWLDLCAGPGGKTALLAAIAHQHGVAMEANEVVPARAGLVRNALRPVPGDVPVHERDGRELARSRQGEFTRILVDAPCTGLGALRRRPEARWRKSPADVAELVPLQTELLTAAIDALAPGGIVAYVTCSPHLAETTGVVEDVLRTRDDVEQLDAEAVVRGVALSPIDLAGDGSGRVQLWPHRHGTDAMFLALLRKRP; this is encoded by the coding sequence GTGAGCGGCGAGGCACAGCACCGCCGCGCGCGGAGGCGGCCGCCGGCGGACCGCGACGGCGCACGGGAGCGACCCCAGCGGCGCGGACCCGCCCGCACCGTCCAGCCCGCGCGTCGCGTCGCCTATGACGTCATCCGTGCGGTGAGCGATGCCGACGCCTACGCGAACCTCCTCCTCCCGTCGGCCATCGCCGCGGCCGGACTGGGTGCGCAGGACTCAGCGCTTGCGACCGAACTCACCTACGGCACGCTGCGGCGGCGCGGCACCTATGACGCGATCATCGCCGAGGCGGCAGCGCGCCCGGTCTCCCAGATCGACCCCGCGATCCTCGACGCCCTCCGGCTCGCGACCCACCAGCTCCTCGCCACCCGCGTCGCGTCCCATGCGGCCGTGAACGAGTCGGTCAACATCGTCGCGGCGACGCAGGGCAGGGGAGCGGCCAGTTTCGCCAACGCCGTCCTCCGGCGGATCTCGCGGGAGACGCCGGGACAATGGCAGGAGCGCATCGAGCGCGCCGCACGGTCCGACGACGAGCGCCTCGCATTGCGCACCGCGCATCCGGTCTGGGTCATCAGAGCCCTTCGCCGTGCCCTGGCGGCGGAGGGGCGCGGCGACGAGCTCGACGCGCTGCTCGAGGCCGACAACGCCTCGCCGCATGTCACGCTCGTCGCCCTTCCCGGCCTCGCCGAGCCCGCGGAGCCGCGACGCCCCTACGCGCCGACGGCGTTCGGCTCGCCCGGCGGCGACCCGCACACGGTGGTCGCGGCATCCGGCGGTCTCGTCAGGGTGCAGGACGAGGGGTCTCAGCTGGTCGCGCTCGCCCTGGCTGCGGCCGCCCCGATCACCGGCGGAGAACGGTGGCTCGATCTCTGCGCCGGCCCCGGGGGCAAGACCGCACTCCTCGCAGCCATCGCCCATCAGCACGGGGTCGCGATGGAAGCCAACGAGGTGGTGCCCGCTCGAGCTGGGCTCGTGCGCAACGCGCTGCGTCCGGTGCCGGGTGACGTCCCCGTGCATGAGCGGGATGGCCGCGAGCTGGCCCGCAGCCGCCAGGGGGAGTTCACCCGGATCCTCGTCGATGCGCCGTGCACCGGTCTCGGAGCGCTGCGCCGTCGGCCCGAAGCGCGCTGGCGCAAATCGCCGGCCGACGTGGCCGAGCTGGTGCCGCTGCAGACCGAGCTGCTGACGGCCGCGATCGACGCGCTCGCCCCCGGGGGCATCGTCGCCTACGTGACCTGCTCGCCCCACCTCGCCGAGACGACCGGCGTGGTGGAGGACGTGCTGCGCACGCGCGACGACGTGGAGCAGCTCGACGCCGAGGCCGTCGTGCGCGGGGTCGCCCTGTCGCCGATCGACCTCGCCGGCGACGGCTCAGGGCGCGTGCAGCTCTGGCCGCATCGGCACGGCACGGACGCGATGTTCCTGGCCCTCCTCCGGAAGCGCCCGTGA
- a CDS encoding phosphoribosyl-ATP diphosphatase, translating into MKTFDELFAELSRKAETRPAGSGTVAELDAGVHTIGKKIVEEAAEVWMASEYESDDAAAEEISQLLYHLQVMMIAKGLSLQDVYRHL; encoded by the coding sequence GTGAAGACTTTCGACGAACTGTTCGCTGAGCTCAGCCGCAAGGCCGAGACCCGGCCCGCGGGCTCGGGGACGGTCGCCGAGCTCGACGCGGGCGTCCACACGATCGGGAAGAAGATCGTCGAGGAGGCCGCCGAGGTCTGGATGGCGTCCGAGTACGAGTCCGACGACGCCGCAGCCGAGGAGATCTCGCAGCTGCTCTACCACCTCCAGGTGATGATGATCGCGAAGGGCCTGTCCCTGCAGGACGTCTACCGACATCTGTGA